A window of the Brumimicrobium sp. genome harbors these coding sequences:
- the hutH gene encoding histidine ammonia-lyase, protein MGKYILDLQTIELDALFNLIHSGDEVVLGEKGRVAVQKCRDFLDQKMAASDGSIYGINTGFGSLCNESISSHELSQLQVNLVRSHACGTGEEVPTSIVKTMLLLKAKGLHYGHSGVQVETVERLLFFYNQNIIPVVYQQGSLGASGDLAPLAHIALALIGEGEVYYQGCKVATHEVFTKLGLQPIRLQSKEGLALLNGTQFMSAFLAHGVYEAKKLWKQANINAALSLEAYDGRMDPFTPSVNAIRNQEGQIKTAKEMRTLLQGSQLIQQVKVNVQDPYSFRCVPQVHGASWDVIEQAERIIIREINAVTDNPTIFPDEDVIVSAGNFHGQPLALHLDFLAIALAELGSISERRIYKLMGGQRNLPAFLVARPGLNSGFMIAQYTAASIVSQNKQLCTPASIDTIDSSNGQEDHVSMGANAATKLYRVIQNTWQILGIELMAGNQALEFRDVAKTSPILQDIHQSYRKEIPFIQEDEYMSAHLRQSKQFIMQLNKSTL, encoded by the coding sequence ATGGGTAAATATATTCTTGATTTACAGACGATTGAATTAGACGCATTGTTTAATCTTATTCATTCAGGAGATGAAGTAGTATTGGGAGAAAAAGGAAGGGTTGCTGTGCAAAAATGCCGTGATTTCTTAGATCAAAAGATGGCAGCGTCAGATGGTAGTATTTATGGAATAAATACTGGTTTTGGTTCCTTATGTAATGAGTCTATATCTAGTCATGAATTATCACAATTACAAGTAAACCTTGTTCGCTCGCATGCATGTGGTACAGGCGAGGAAGTTCCTACTTCTATAGTAAAAACTATGTTGCTTTTGAAGGCAAAAGGGTTACATTATGGCCATTCAGGGGTGCAAGTAGAAACTGTAGAGAGACTTCTTTTCTTCTATAATCAAAATATTATACCTGTAGTTTATCAACAAGGTAGTTTGGGCGCATCAGGAGATTTAGCTCCTTTGGCACATATAGCTTTGGCGTTAATAGGAGAGGGTGAAGTGTATTATCAAGGGTGTAAAGTAGCTACGCACGAAGTGTTTACCAAATTAGGATTACAGCCTATTCGATTACAATCCAAGGAAGGTTTGGCTTTATTGAATGGAACTCAATTTATGAGTGCATTTTTAGCACACGGAGTGTATGAGGCAAAGAAACTATGGAAGCAAGCCAATATCAATGCTGCACTATCTTTAGAGGCCTATGATGGACGAATGGATCCATTTACTCCTTCAGTAAATGCTATTCGTAATCAGGAGGGGCAAATAAAGACTGCCAAAGAAATGAGAACTCTTTTACAAGGAAGTCAATTGATTCAGCAGGTAAAAGTAAATGTACAAGATCCATACAGCTTTCGATGTGTACCTCAAGTACATGGTGCAAGTTGGGATGTGATAGAACAAGCAGAACGTATTATTATACGAGAGATTAATGCAGTAACCGATAATCCAACGATTTTCCCTGATGAAGACGTGATTGTGTCTGCAGGTAATTTTCATGGTCAACCTTTAGCATTACATCTTGATTTCTTAGCAATCGCACTTGCAGAATTAGGAAGTATTTCCGAAAGAAGAATATATAAACTCATGGGAGGGCAACGTAATTTACCTGCATTTCTGGTAGCAAGACCTGGTTTAAATAGTGGTTTTATGATTGCACAATATACGGCTGCATCTATTGTGAGTCAAAATAAGCAATTATGTACTCCAGCTTCCATAGATACAATTGATTCTTCGAATGGACAAGAAGATCATGTGAGTATGGGGGCTAATGCTGCGACTAAATTATACCGTGTCATTCAGAATACGTGGCAAATATTGGGGATAGAATTAATGGCTGGAAATCAGGCGCTTGAATTTAGAGATGTAGCTAAAACTTCTCCTATTTTACAAGATATACATCAAAGTTACAGAAAAGAAATTCCTTTTATTCAGGAAGATGAATATATGTCTGCACATTTAAGACAGAGTAAGCAATTTATTATGCAACTTAACAAATCTACTTTATGA